In a genomic window of Anoxybacter fermentans:
- a CDS encoding DUF2953 domain-containing protein, whose protein sequence is MFFLLVIPFTLFGWILLLPVKVSLDYFRINQDDNLKIQVEALFGLIHYRLEISYVEIRRRFLFPVLRLQAEFFGAKGKKKDEEVKEEFGVHTFNLREIIKKIKFLLKITNQFEALMEMMKTFRKEDRHNKEVRMENVVVYRVLGMLGMGLRGDCRKLVWHTYFGFPDAAVTGIATGLIWAGKSIFLDLLSLVCNMKTDPQISVTPHFEKPGLEMRFESIFSIRIGNIMIAGLKIFLSEYKRRVKSRWPTIQLRH, encoded by the coding sequence TTTAGATTACTTTCGTATCAACCAGGATGATAATTTGAAAATTCAAGTGGAAGCTCTTTTTGGTTTGATTCATTATCGTTTGGAGATATCATATGTTGAAATTCGTCGTCGTTTCCTCTTTCCGGTCCTTAGATTGCAGGCTGAGTTTTTTGGTGCCAAGGGAAAGAAAAAAGATGAGGAAGTTAAAGAAGAATTTGGGGTCCACACTTTCAATTTAAGAGAAATCATTAAAAAAATTAAATTTTTATTAAAGATTACTAATCAATTTGAAGCTTTAATGGAAATGATGAAAACTTTCCGCAAGGAAGATCGTCACAACAAAGAAGTACGGATGGAGAATGTAGTAGTTTACCGTGTTCTGGGTATGTTAGGAATGGGTCTAAGAGGGGACTGTAGAAAACTGGTCTGGCATACATATTTTGGTTTTCCTGATGCTGCTGTAACTGGAATAGCCACAGGTTTGATCTGGGCAGGGAAATCAATTTTTCTTGATCTATTATCACTGGTCTGTAATATGAAGACTGACCCCCAGATTTCTGTGACTCCACATTTTGAAAAACCTGGATTGGAGATGAGATTTGAAAGCATATTTAGTATCCGAATAGGAAATATTATGATTGCAGGGTTAAAGATATTCCTGAGTGAATATAAAAGGAGGGTAAAAAGTAGATGGCCAACCATCCAATTGAGGCATTAA
- the ytfJ gene encoding GerW family sporulation protein translates to MANHPIEALMSSVMENIKGMVDVNTIVGDPVETVNGEVIIPISRVSFGFAVGGGDYIMKSGSSGKDKESNAIPFGGGSGAGVSLSPVAFLVVGKEQVRLLPVTNNAVVERLINTAPELIREVKDMLGQKKQHSGDKQ, encoded by the coding sequence ATGGCCAACCATCCAATTGAGGCATTAATGAGTTCAGTAATGGAGAATATCAAAGGAATGGTAGATGTTAATACAATCGTTGGTGATCCGGTGGAGACAGTCAATGGAGAAGTGATAATTCCCATATCCAGGGTTAGCTTTGGTTTTGCCGTTGGCGGTGGTGATTATATAATGAAGAGCGGTAGCAGTGGAAAAGATAAGGAAAGTAATGCTATCCCCTTTGGTGGAGGTAGTGGCGCCGGAGTAAGTCTAAGTCCGGTTGCTTTTCTGGTGGTAGGTAAAGAACAGGTGCGTCTATTACCGGTTACCAATAATGCCGTTGTTGAGCGTTTAATCAATACTGCACCTGAGCTAATACGTGAAGTTAAAGATATGTTAGGGCAAAAGAAACAACATTCTGGGGATAAACAGTAA
- a CDS encoding D-alanyl-D-alanine carboxypeptidase family protein, which translates to MEPIKDLQKVIGKGVIMTFLLSLLLAIYPEVTEASLYVTADAAIVIDAETGKVLYGKNIHKRRPPASTTKIMTTILAIELGQLEDRVKASPRAASTGGSSIWLEAGEVLTLEELLYGVMLSSGNDASVAVAEHIAGSVEEFAVLMNQKAKEVGALNTTFQNPHGLPDNQHLTTAYDLAMIMRYAMQNEIFRKLTATKYKTISWPVHRWDRGLRNHNKLLWMYPDCDGGKTGYTRAAGRCLVSTAKRNGRRVIAVVLHADQLWQDSIKLLDYGLDNFSNVTLFKKGELLYTVEIPESREKVLKMVAPRDFVVTVPKGQDFKVTTTISVKENLQLPILAGQKVGSVEIHINGEKVGQRDLIALEEVTEMSLVQRFWRWISLIIKTFA; encoded by the coding sequence ATGGAACCAATTAAAGATTTACAGAAAGTAATAGGCAAGGGGGTTATTATGACCTTCTTGCTATCTTTACTTTTGGCTATCTATCCAGAAGTGACAGAAGCATCCCTCTATGTTACAGCTGATGCAGCTATTGTCATTGATGCAGAAACTGGGAAAGTACTCTACGGTAAAAATATTCATAAGCGCCGCCCACCAGCAAGTACTACAAAGATTATGACAACCATTCTTGCAATCGAATTAGGCCAGCTTGAGGACAGAGTCAAAGCCAGTCCACGGGCGGCATCAACTGGCGGTTCATCTATATGGTTAGAGGCTGGAGAAGTTTTAACTTTAGAAGAACTGCTTTATGGTGTTATGCTCAGCTCAGGAAATGATGCATCTGTGGCAGTGGCCGAACATATTGCAGGTAGTGTGGAAGAATTTGCAGTATTGATGAATCAGAAGGCAAAAGAGGTAGGGGCTTTAAATACTACTTTTCAAAATCCTCACGGTTTACCTGATAATCAACACCTGACCACAGCTTATGATCTGGCAATGATTATGCGTTATGCCATGCAAAATGAAATTTTTCGTAAATTGACGGCTACTAAGTATAAAACCATTTCATGGCCTGTTCATAGGTGGGATAGGGGTTTGCGCAATCATAATAAACTTCTCTGGATGTATCCAGATTGTGATGGTGGAAAGACAGGTTATACCAGGGCTGCAGGTCGTTGTCTGGTATCGACAGCTAAACGAAACGGTCGGCGGGTAATTGCAGTAGTTCTCCATGCTGACCAGCTCTGGCAGGATTCTATTAAACTATTAGATTATGGTCTTGACAATTTCTCCAATGTAACTTTATTTAAAAAAGGTGAACTGCTTTATACTGTTGAAATTCCCGAGAGTCGTGAAAAAGTACTAAAGATGGTTGCACCCAGGGATTTTGTTGTTACAGTTCCAAAAGGACAGGACTTTAAAGTAACCACTACTATTTCAGTGAAAGAAAATCTCCAGCTGCCCATTTTAGCCGGGCAGAAAGTAGGCAGTGTGGAGATTCATATAAATGGAGAAAAAGTGGGTCAGCGGGATCTTATCGCATTAGAAGAAGTGACAGAAATGTCACTGGTTCAACGCTTCTGGAGATGGATTTCGTTGATTATTAAGACATTTGCATAA
- a CDS encoding energy-coupling factor ABC transporter permease, with protein MSHIHIPDGVLPISWWVSGYLLTAIMLMIAVYKLKKEDLRKKVPYLGVVCALMLITMSIPLGALPFHINLTVLTGILVGPWLGFVAVFIVNFLLSFIGHGGITVVGINTLILGLEVMLGSFLFRAFRKKLKDQTAAGLATGLTLLLSIILILTLVGLSQIGWEYVLLHEHHDHTLDVEDEHEHVQNTITGLRSLINEVSFLNISGIGAIVIILVIGIGLEVLITVLMVKFLNRVRPDLLK; from the coding sequence ATGAGCCACATTCATATACCTGATGGTGTATTACCGATAAGTTGGTGGGTCAGCGGTTATTTACTTACTGCTATCATGTTGATGATTGCTGTTTATAAATTAAAAAAAGAGGATTTGCGTAAAAAAGTTCCCTATCTTGGCGTGGTTTGTGCTCTGATGCTGATTACCATGTCTATTCCATTGGGTGCTTTACCTTTTCATATTAATTTAACGGTTTTAACAGGTATTCTGGTAGGACCATGGTTAGGATTTGTGGCTGTATTTATTGTTAATTTTTTGTTGAGTTTTATCGGTCACGGCGGAATTACAGTAGTTGGAATTAATACTCTAATTTTGGGATTGGAAGTTATGCTTGGTTCGTTTCTTTTCCGTGCATTTAGAAAAAAGTTAAAAGACCAGACTGCTGCAGGACTGGCTACCGGTTTAACACTATTGCTTTCTATTATTTTGATATTGACTCTTGTTGGTTTGTCCCAAATAGGCTGGGAATATGTTCTTTTACATGAACATCATGACCATACACTGGATGTAGAAGACGAACATGAACACGTTCAAAATACCATTACTGGCTTAAGATCCTTGATTAATGAAGTTTCTTTTCTCAATATCTCAGGCATTGGTGCCATTGTTATAATTCTTGTTATCGGGATTGGATTGGAAGTTCTGATTACAGTTTTAATGGTTAAATTTTTGAATCGGGTGAGACCTGATCTGCTTAAATAG
- a CDS encoding energy-coupling factor transporter transmembrane component T family protein gives MDLAFIDLTANQGDSVFHKSSAVSKFLFTICMIIAIIIAKQPIHLTLILVLLIIGYLLARISLLIVGHYALYPAFFSMVFALFKFSYSVAAGVTVILKAVTAALALLLLIFTTPYLQIFGILGYILPDVLVDGMFFTYRIFFILIKEVQNLLTNIKLKGGYHPFNVIFNIKNLAGALGVLFIHSFDLSERMYKILIVRGYTGSLKVKRKVSFHWWDYLLILVGVIVIFAVVIL, from the coding sequence ATGGATCTGGCGTTTATCGATTTAACTGCTAATCAAGGAGATAGCGTGTTCCATAAAAGCTCTGCTGTCTCTAAGTTTTTATTTACCATCTGTATGATTATAGCTATAATTATAGCAAAACAACCGATACATTTGACTCTAATTTTGGTTTTATTGATTATTGGCTATCTTTTGGCCAGAATTTCCCTTTTAATAGTAGGACATTATGCTCTTTATCCGGCATTTTTTAGCATGGTTTTTGCGTTATTTAAATTCTCTTATTCTGTTGCTGCCGGGGTTACTGTCATTTTAAAAGCAGTTACAGCAGCCTTAGCACTGCTTTTACTTATATTTACCACACCCTATCTCCAGATTTTTGGTATTCTTGGTTATATTTTGCCCGATGTATTGGTTGATGGGATGTTTTTTACATATCGGATTTTCTTTATTCTGATTAAGGAAGTTCAGAATCTGTTAACCAATATTAAATTAAAGGGTGGTTATCATCCTTTTAATGTAATCTTTAATATAAAAAATCTAGCTGGTGCCCTTGGGGTACTTTTTATTCATTCTTTTGATTTAAGTGAGCGGATGTATAAGATTTTAATTGTCCGGGGTTATACTGGAAGTTTAAAAGTAAAAAGAAAGGTTAGTTTTCACTGGTGGGATTATCTATTGATACTGGTTGGAGTTATAGTAATTTTTGCGGTGGTGATTCTATGA
- a CDS encoding energy-coupling factor ABC transporter ATP-binding protein produces the protein MREIIRIRCLKHIYPDKTEVKVCGLDFIVHERERVAILGENGSGKTTLLNHILGLLKPVEGEITVFGCDPVKNQKKVIKKIGVVFQNVDEQIIGPTVYDDIAFAPRNYGFPEDRVDKMVKEVSERMGITHLLHKIPHYLSGGQKKKVALAGAMVLKPELLILDEPFNGLDPKSKEDIIKLLREINLSYGTALLLTSHDINFLPEIVDKIYILHDGRIIRYGSVEEVLQERDFLYQVSLRPPILVELFSRLRNRGIEVEIPINIDQAEVQLLNLLKSRGEVHWNGYRK, from the coding sequence ATGAGAGAAATTATTCGTATTAGATGCCTTAAACATATTTATCCTGATAAAACAGAGGTAAAAGTATGCGGTCTTGATTTTATTGTTCATGAAAGAGAACGGGTGGCGATCCTGGGTGAAAATGGATCGGGAAAGACAACCCTTTTGAATCATATTCTGGGTTTATTAAAGCCTGTTGAGGGTGAAATAACAGTTTTTGGCTGTGATCCTGTAAAAAATCAAAAAAAAGTGATTAAAAAAATTGGTGTAGTCTTTCAAAATGTGGATGAACAGATTATCGGTCCTACTGTTTATGATGATATTGCTTTTGCTCCCCGTAACTATGGTTTTCCAGAAGATCGGGTAGATAAGATGGTTAAGGAAGTAAGTGAGCGGATGGGGATAACTCATCTTTTACATAAAATTCCACATTATTTGAGCGGAGGCCAAAAGAAGAAAGTTGCCCTGGCTGGAGCTATGGTACTCAAGCCTGAGTTATTGATTTTGGACGAACCTTTTAACGGACTTGATCCCAAATCCAAAGAAGATATTATCAAACTTTTAAGAGAGATCAACTTAAGTTATGGAACTGCTCTTCTTTTAACTTCCCATGATATAAACTTTTTACCGGAGATTGTTGATAAGATTTATATACTCCATGATGGAAGAATTATCCGGTATGGTAGTGTAGAGGAAGTACTTCAGGAACGTGATTTTCTTTATCAGGTCTCACTTCGTCCTCCTATTTTAGTAGAACTCTTCTCCCGTTTAAGGAATCGGGGGATTGAAGTGGAGATTCCCATTAATATTGACCAGGCAGAGGTACAACTTCTAAATCTGTTAAAAAGTCGAGGTGAAGTACACTGGAACGGTTACAGAAAGTAA
- a CDS encoding pseudouridine synthase produces the protein MARAGVASRRKSEKLIIEGKVKVNGKVVKELGVKVDPEKDIIEVNGKPIKKEKPVYIMLNKPAGYITTMDDPFDRPIVLELVKDIPQRLHSVGRLDCDTEGLLLLTNDGSLTYALTHPSHQIDKVYLVKVKGSIDSEAIEKLEKGIELEDGMTAPARVELIKRKKNYSVIKMTIHEGRKRQVRRMMDAVGYPVLKLKRIKLGPLTLGDLKPGKYRHLSQKEIKVLKKIEKNVRS, from the coding sequence ATGGCACGGGCGGGTGTGGCTTCCCGCCGCAAATCGGAAAAGTTAATTATTGAAGGTAAGGTAAAGGTAAATGGAAAAGTTGTTAAGGAATTAGGAGTAAAAGTTGATCCTGAGAAAGATATAATTGAAGTTAATGGTAAACCCATTAAGAAAGAAAAACCTGTCTATATTATGCTGAATAAGCCTGCGGGCTATATCACAACTATGGATGACCCATTCGATCGGCCTATTGTTCTGGAATTGGTTAAAGATATTCCTCAACGTCTTCATTCAGTGGGTAGATTAGACTGTGATACTGAAGGACTTCTTTTGTTGACAAATGATGGTTCTTTAACCTATGCTTTAACCCATCCCAGCCATCAGATAGATAAGGTGTATTTGGTCAAAGTAAAAGGTTCTATTGATTCAGAAGCCATTGAAAAATTGGAAAAAGGTATTGAATTGGAGGACGGAATGACTGCTCCGGCCAGGGTGGAACTTATCAAACGAAAAAAAAATTATTCTGTTATTAAAATGACCATTCACGAAGGACGAAAGCGCCAGGTAAGAAGAATGATGGATGCTGTAGGATATCCGGTGTTGAAACTGAAGCGGATTAAATTAGGCCCATTGACATTAGGCGATTTAAAGCCAGGAAAGTATCGACATCTGTCACAAAAAGAAATAAAGGTTTTAAAAAAGATAGAGAAAAATGTGCGTAGTTAA
- a CDS encoding stage V sporulation protein S: MEVLKVSSRSQPKSVAGALAAVIREEGAAEIQAIGAGAVNQAIKAIAIARGFVAPNGIDLITIPAFAEITIDDEERTAIKFIVEPR; encoded by the coding sequence ATGGAAGTATTAAAGGTATCATCACGCTCTCAACCAAAATCAGTGGCTGGTGCTCTGGCAGCAGTTATACGGGAAGAAGGTGCGGCCGAAATTCAAGCAATAGGTGCAGGTGCAGTCAATCAGGCTATTAAAGCTATTGCTATTGCTAGAGGTTTTGTAGCACCAAATGGAATTGATTTGATTACAATTCCTGCTTTTGCTGAGATTACCATTGATGATGAAGAGAGAACTGCAATTAAATTTATTGTAGAGCCAAGATAA
- the smc gene encoding chromosome segregation protein SMC, which translates to MFLKRIELHGFKSFAESTVVTFEPSITAIVGPNGSGKSNIVDAIRWVLGEQSAKNLRGSKMEDVIFAGTDKRKPMNIAEVRLILDNSDGTLPIEFSEVSIGRRVDRSGQSDYLINGTVCRLKDIEELLMDTGIGKEAYSIVSQGKVDMILSSKPTDRRELFEEAAGIIKYKNRKREAAKKLEDTEINLARVQDIIQELERQAEPLKKQAEDARKYKEFKKELKELEESLLLTNWYLYQKELDTYVSDRDRLARNLKERENMVNAFETKVDKLQNELDQVKELIDKKQQEYFDLKTHRESIENQIKMIHEKLNSLLMQKKRIRAEISEREDSLTRYKSEKEEINRTLSDLKNKKEELNQSILVKSKKIDELNAEIKADQEKIDFLKNDLKEFLNQRSELKTQLSRYQDQESKLTERIDELIQLRSRNDRNLDEAVTQLNKVKQELKQINERLERLKRDEEYLRHRQEEDRAKLQKVEEEFASLREKLHGAQSRLKLLNDMEESLQGYYQGVKNVLKARDELKGIVGVVAELFDVDKDKEKAIAAALGSGLQNIVVETGEDAKEAIQYLKRTRGGRATFLPLDMIQGKRMKELSVLSSIDGYLGVASDFVRADARLTSVVNYLLGRIIIAKDLDSALQISRAVKQRFRIVTLDGDNINPGGAVSGGSSQQHNHNLLGRSREIEELRVQVNHLKEELQFLTKKGQELKKRVLEQEEKLNEWQKEIHQLELKRANLLKDKQQLQKDTEYQEDLLSNMDQEFEFCHEQLGKFDHQIQQLKTELELLNSENARKEAELKALEEKVNQKRGIIDQIQLEITEIRIKLASLDEQEKGYYNRLQQIKELKEEINQKIEKLKDEWQELESKKLELEEQIEVIKKDKEKVLEKEKVLGDEVTDLKQKEKDLVGAFRKEDARARKIRRKVNELTKEINQYEVKIAEYTSKLENIKEELKEEHGIDLEHYCKEIKPVEDIEKVEKRIKSLKWRLKVLGAVNLTAEEEYETLTKRLNFIKEQHDDLIKARKSLNEMISELDETIKERFLKTFEKVQVEFKEVFTRLFGGGTAELSLSDPDNLLETGIEINAQPPGKKLQKLTLMSGGEKALTALALIFAFLKVKPSPFYILDEIDAPLDEANVERFANFVREFSSVAQFIIITHRKRTMAEADALYGVTMEESGVSKLISYKFAEKVS; encoded by the coding sequence TTGTTTCTGAAAAGGATTGAACTACACGGTTTTAAATCCTTTGCCGAATCAACTGTTGTCACCTTTGAACCCAGTATAACTGCAATCGTCGGTCCTAATGGAAGCGGTAAGAGTAATATAGTTGATGCCATCCGCTGGGTACTGGGAGAACAGAGTGCTAAAAATTTGCGTGGTTCCAAAATGGAAGATGTAATCTTTGCCGGTACAGATAAAAGAAAGCCGATGAATATTGCTGAAGTCCGGTTAATATTGGATAATTCAGATGGCACCTTACCTATTGAATTTAGTGAAGTGAGTATAGGACGGCGAGTTGATCGAAGTGGTCAGAGTGATTATCTTATTAACGGTACTGTCTGCCGTTTAAAGGATATAGAAGAATTACTTATGGATACAGGGATAGGCAAAGAAGCCTATTCCATCGTTAGTCAGGGAAAGGTTGATATGATTTTAAGTAGCAAACCGACTGACCGGCGTGAACTTTTTGAAGAAGCAGCAGGCATTATCAAATATAAAAATAGGAAGCGGGAAGCAGCAAAAAAACTGGAAGATACAGAGATTAATCTGGCCCGGGTTCAGGATATTATTCAGGAACTGGAACGCCAGGCTGAGCCTTTAAAGAAACAGGCAGAAGATGCACGTAAATACAAAGAATTTAAAAAAGAACTGAAAGAGTTAGAAGAATCACTTCTTTTAACTAATTGGTATCTTTATCAAAAAGAGCTGGATACATATGTGAGTGATCGGGATCGTCTTGCAAGGAATCTCAAAGAACGAGAGAATATGGTTAATGCTTTTGAAACTAAAGTGGACAAATTGCAAAATGAGTTAGATCAGGTTAAGGAATTGATTGATAAAAAACAGCAAGAGTATTTTGATTTAAAAACGCATCGTGAATCAATTGAGAACCAGATTAAGATGATTCATGAGAAGCTGAATAGTTTGCTTATGCAAAAAAAGAGAATTCGGGCCGAAATCTCTGAACGGGAGGATTCTCTTACAAGATATAAATCTGAGAAAGAAGAGATCAATCGAACATTAAGCGATCTTAAAAATAAAAAAGAAGAACTAAATCAATCAATTTTGGTGAAAAGTAAAAAGATAGATGAACTTAATGCTGAGATCAAGGCTGATCAAGAAAAGATAGACTTCTTAAAAAATGATTTAAAGGAATTTTTAAACCAGCGAAGCGAACTTAAAACTCAACTCAGTCGGTATCAGGATCAGGAAAGTAAATTAACAGAGCGAATAGATGAACTAATCCAATTACGTTCCCGCAATGATCGAAATTTAGATGAGGCAGTTACTCAACTTAATAAGGTGAAACAGGAGTTAAAACAGATTAATGAACGATTGGAACGTTTAAAAAGAGATGAGGAATACTTAAGACATCGTCAGGAAGAAGATCGGGCCAAATTGCAGAAGGTAGAGGAAGAATTTGCTTCTTTAAGGGAAAAACTTCATGGTGCCCAATCCAGATTGAAACTTTTAAATGATATGGAAGAATCTCTGCAAGGTTATTATCAGGGTGTAAAAAATGTTTTAAAGGCTAGAGACGAGCTTAAAGGGATTGTAGGGGTTGTAGCTGAACTTTTTGATGTGGACAAAGATAAAGAAAAGGCCATTGCTGCAGCTTTAGGCAGCGGTTTACAAAATATTGTTGTTGAAACAGGTGAAGATGCCAAAGAAGCTATTCAATATTTGAAAAGAACCCGTGGAGGAAGGGCTACCTTTTTACCATTAGATATGATTCAGGGTAAGCGGATGAAAGAACTGTCTGTTCTCAGTTCTATTGATGGTTATCTGGGGGTAGCTTCTGATTTTGTGCGGGCTGATGCCAGATTAACTTCGGTGGTTAATTATTTGCTGGGTCGGATTATTATTGCAAAGGATCTGGATTCTGCTTTGCAGATTTCCAGAGCCGTAAAGCAGAGATTTAGAATTGTTACTCTTGATGGTGATAATATTAATCCGGGTGGTGCAGTTAGCGGAGGTAGTAGCCAACAGCATAACCATAATCTGCTGGGTAGGAGTAGGGAGATAGAAGAATTAAGGGTTCAAGTAAACCATCTTAAAGAAGAACTTCAATTTCTGACTAAAAAAGGCCAGGAGCTTAAAAAACGGGTCTTAGAGCAGGAAGAAAAGCTTAACGAATGGCAGAAAGAGATTCACCAGCTGGAATTAAAGCGGGCTAATCTATTAAAAGATAAGCAGCAGTTGCAAAAGGATACTGAATATCAGGAAGATTTACTGAGCAATATGGACCAGGAGTTTGAATTCTGTCATGAGCAGCTGGGCAAATTTGATCACCAGATACAGCAATTAAAGACTGAGCTTGAACTTTTAAATAGTGAAAATGCCCGGAAAGAAGCTGAGTTAAAGGCATTAGAAGAAAAGGTTAACCAGAAAAGAGGGATAATTGATCAAATTCAGCTGGAGATTACCGAAATTCGGATCAAATTAGCCTCTTTAGATGAACAGGAGAAGGGATATTATAACCGTTTACAGCAAATTAAGGAATTGAAAGAAGAAATTAATCAAAAGATTGAGAAACTTAAGGATGAATGGCAGGAATTGGAGTCTAAAAAATTGGAATTGGAAGAACAGATAGAAGTCATTAAAAAGGATAAGGAGAAAGTTTTAGAAAAAGAAAAGGTTCTTGGCGATGAAGTTACTGATCTAAAGCAAAAGGAAAAGGACCTTGTAGGAGCATTTAGAAAAGAAGATGCCAGGGCCAGGAAAATTCGTCGTAAAGTAAATGAACTGACGAAAGAGATCAATCAATATGAAGTAAAAATTGCTGAGTATACTTCCAAACTGGAGAATATCAAAGAAGAGTTAAAAGAAGAGCATGGAATCGATCTGGAACATTATTGTAAGGAGATTAAACCTGTTGAAGATATTGAAAAGGTGGAAAAAAGGATAAAAAGCCTTAAATGGCGCCTTAAGGTTTTAGGTGCAGTTAATTTGACTGCTGAAGAAGAGTACGAAACTCTTACGAAAAGGTTAAATTTTATAAAAGAGCAGCATGATGATTTAATCAAAGCCCGAAAATCCTTAAATGAGATGATTTCAGAACTGGATGAAACTATAAAAGAACGTTTCTTAAAAACCTTTGAAAAAGTACAGGTGGAGTTTAAGGAGGTTTTTACCAGGCTTTTTGGTGGTGGTACTGCTGAGCTGAGTTTATCAGATCCTGATAATCTATTGGAAACGGGGATTGAAATTAATGCTCAGCCACCGGGGAAAAAACTCCAGAAACTCACTTTAATGTCTGGTGGTGAAAAAGCTTTAACTGCTTTAGCATTGATTTTTGCTTTTCTTAAGGTTAAGCCGAGTCCTTTCTACATTCTTGATGAGATTGATGCACCTTTAGATGAAGCTAATGTTGAACGTTTTGCTAATTTTGTCCGTGAATTTAGTTCGGTAGCTCAGTTTATCATTATCACCCACCGAAAACGGACCATGGCTGAAGCTGATGCTTTATATGGTGTAACCATGGAAGAATCCGGAGTATCTAAGCTGATCTCATACAAATTTGCTGAGAAAGTAAGCTAA
- a CDS encoding peptidase S7, with protein sequence MKIQGIAKPIVERMVERSNELGQGRGVGAIGLINEDGYITACSEIVDGGISGIPFRQLLSKLVNMDGRSLLEGINQLADNIALLFTSPGSTGVIVSTGAINLFDVPVVNIGIKSEKIMGIGILYPKKHFFDLATRSEQVQIDILGAKSMEEERQLMKASTELRLEYLDISEELPMVEMEESNFNINTREWKLKRLQINSIDKAFVDALVAKSSSIEQGREVAAMGLVDENGHVVQKGEIVVGGMGYVPSRLLASSYTDISGKSLRRVYTEQIPDNAVIVHTHPGGTGVMHMGDAMAGPGTWGRPIIAIGHNQHGEVRGATVIELDPRVAELADEYEEVGQKFFLAKTPQEEAEIRKKRFAIAQEYTDLCKPIEIK encoded by the coding sequence ATGAAGATTCAAGGGATTGCAAAACCGATTGTAGAACGAATGGTAGAACGGAGTAATGAGTTAGGTCAGGGGCGCGGTGTTGGAGCTATTGGTCTTATCAATGAAGATGGATATATAACAGCATGTTCTGAGATTGTTGATGGAGGGATTTCCGGTATCCCTTTCCGCCAGCTTCTTTCTAAGTTGGTTAATATGGACGGTCGCTCTCTTTTAGAAGGAATTAATCAGCTTGCTGATAATATTGCTCTTCTTTTTACGAGCCCGGGATCAACCGGAGTCATTGTGAGTACAGGTGCTATCAATTTATTTGATGTTCCTGTAGTTAATATAGGAATAAAGAGCGAAAAGATAATGGGAATAGGTATCCTTTATCCGAAAAAGCATTTTTTTGATCTGGCTACCCGTTCAGAGCAGGTGCAGATAGATATTCTGGGTGCTAAGAGCATGGAAGAAGAGCGGCAATTGATGAAAGCTTCTACCGAATTGAGGTTGGAGTATCTTGATATATCAGAAGAACTTCCAATGGTTGAAATGGAGGAGTCCAATTTTAATATTAATACCAGGGAATGGAAGCTTAAACGACTCCAGATTAACTCTATCGATAAAGCTTTTGTTGATGCTCTGGTAGCCAAATCTTCCAGTATAGAGCAGGGTCGGGAAGTTGCAGCTATGGGACTTGTAGATGAAAATGGACATGTTGTTCAGAAAGGTGAGATTGTTGTAGGTGGTATGGGTTATGTTCCTTCCCGGCTTTTAGCTTCCAGTTATACTGATATTAGCGGTAAATCTTTGCGTAGAGTCTATACTGAACAGATACCAGACAATGCTGTAATAGTTCATACCCATCCAGGTGGTACAGGAGTTATGCATATGGGTGATGCCATGGCTGGCCCGGGGACATGGGGCAGACCTATTATTGCTATTGGACACAATCAACATGGAGAAGTAAGAGGTGCTACTGTAATCGAGTTAGATCCAAGAGTTGCAGAATTAGCAGATGAATATGAAGAAGTTGGGCAAAAATTCTTTCTGGCTAAAACTCCGCAGGAGGAAGCTGAAATCCGGAAGAAAAGATTTGCCATAGCTCAGGAATATACTGACCTTTGTAAACCGATTGAAATCAAATGA